Proteins from one Sphingopyxis terrae subsp. terrae NBRC 15098 genomic window:
- a CDS encoding haloacid dehalogenase type II — MLPVLPRRTLLIGAAASTVATALPARAAAAAPIRAIGFDGFPIFDRRGVAARVKAIVGDKGEAVAAQWSAKLFGYSWLETAAGRYSDFRTIADAALRHTAAAMQVTLSDAERAALVGAYDALDIWPDVRPALETLRGAGIRLAFLSNLGADSLTANMRRNDIAHYFDAPLSTDRVSAFKPSPKAYAMALDAWDIPREQIGFAAFGGWDAVGATWFGYRTAWVNRFGVPAEPLGVEPAITSRGIEGVLALAGLA; from the coding sequence ATGCTCCCCGTTCTTCCTCGCCGCACCTTGCTGATCGGCGCCGCGGCTTCGACCGTCGCCACCGCGCTTCCCGCGCGCGCCGCCGCGGCCGCGCCGATCCGCGCGATCGGCTTCGACGGCTTTCCGATATTCGACCGGCGCGGCGTTGCGGCGCGCGTCAAAGCCATCGTCGGCGACAAGGGAGAGGCCGTTGCAGCCCAATGGTCGGCCAAGCTGTTCGGCTATAGCTGGCTCGAAACCGCCGCCGGCCGGTACAGCGATTTCCGCACGATCGCCGACGCGGCGCTGCGGCACACCGCCGCGGCGATGCAGGTGACGCTGAGCGACGCCGAACGCGCGGCGCTTGTCGGCGCTTACGACGCGCTCGACATCTGGCCCGATGTGCGTCCGGCGCTTGAAACGCTGCGCGGCGCCGGAATTCGCCTTGCCTTTCTGTCTAACCTCGGCGCCGACTCGCTCACCGCCAACATGCGGCGCAACGACATTGCCCATTATTTCGACGCGCCGCTCAGCACCGACCGCGTGAGCGCTTTCAAACCATCGCCCAAGGCCTATGCGATGGCGCTCGATGCGTGGGACATTCCGCGCGAACAGATCGGCTTTGCGGCATTCGGCGGGTGGGATGCGGTAGGCGCGACCTGGTTCGGCTATCGCACCGCCTGGGTCAACCGCTTCGGCGTCCCCGCCGAACCGCTGGGCGTCGAACCGGCGATCACGAGCCGGGGGATCGAGGGCGTGCTTGCCCTTGCCGGTCTCGCCTAA
- a CDS encoding arginyltransferase, with product MSAPFRFPRFFVTSPAPCPYLAGKTERKVFTELSGNNANELNDALGRIGFRRSQSVAYRPSCADCTACVSVRVCAGEFKPSGSQKRTIRRNADLVVTACKPWATEEQYALLRSYLGARHPDGGMADMDEQDFADMVEQTPVDSYMIEYREPTTDGSRGRLVGCCLTDRQGDGLSMIYSFFDAAHPLREGLGTFIIADHIRRASKAGLPYVYLGYWIEGSARMAYKARFRPLEKLGPEGWTRCEPVASDRIAAMFEIA from the coding sequence GTGTCCGCACCGTTCCGTTTTCCGCGCTTTTTCGTGACCAGCCCGGCGCCGTGCCCCTATCTGGCCGGCAAGACCGAGCGCAAGGTTTTCACCGAACTGAGCGGCAATAATGCCAATGAGTTGAACGACGCGCTGGGCCGGATCGGCTTTCGTCGTAGCCAGTCGGTCGCCTATCGCCCAAGCTGCGCCGATTGCACCGCCTGTGTGTCGGTGCGCGTCTGTGCAGGCGAGTTCAAGCCGAGCGGATCGCAGAAGCGGACGATCCGCCGCAACGCCGATCTGGTCGTTACCGCGTGCAAACCCTGGGCGACCGAGGAGCAATATGCGCTGCTGCGATCCTATCTCGGCGCGCGCCACCCCGATGGCGGCATGGCCGATATGGATGAACAGGATTTTGCCGACATGGTCGAGCAGACTCCGGTCGACAGCTATATGATCGAATATCGCGAGCCGACCACCGACGGTTCGCGCGGCCGGCTCGTCGGCTGCTGCCTGACCGACCGTCAGGGCGACGGCCTGTCGATGATCTACAGCTTCTTCGATGCCGCCCATCCTCTGCGCGAGGGGCTGGGCACCTTCATCATCGCCGATCATATCCGCCGCGCGTCCAAGGCGGGGCTGCCCTATGTCTATCTGGGCTATTGGATCGAAGGATCGGCCCGCATGGCGTACAAGGCGCGCTTCCGCCCGCTGGAAAAGCTGGGGCCGGAAGGCTGGACGCGGTGCGAGCCGGTGGCCTCCGATCGCATTGCGGCGATGTTCGAGATCGCCTGA
- a CDS encoding YebC/PmpR family DNA-binding transcriptional regulator translates to MAGHSKFKNIMHRKGAQDKKRSSLFSKLSREITVAAKMGLPDPDANARLRAAVNAAKAQSMPKDNIQRAIDKAAGNDGENYEEIRYEGYGPGGVSLIVEALTDNRNRTATNVRTAFSKNGGNLGTSGSVSHGFDRLGMISYAASAGDADTVFEAALDAGADDVESTEDGHDIWTSVDSLHEVAKALEAKLGEAEGVKLAWRPTLKSEVADESVAQTLFKLIDTLDDDDDVQTVWGNYEIPDAVMEKLG, encoded by the coding sequence GTGGCCGGCCATAGCAAATTCAAGAACATCATGCACCGCAAGGGTGCGCAGGACAAAAAGCGCAGCAGCCTCTTTTCGAAGCTCAGCCGCGAAATCACCGTGGCGGCGAAGATGGGCCTGCCCGATCCCGACGCCAATGCCCGCCTCCGCGCGGCGGTTAACGCCGCCAAGGCGCAGTCGATGCCCAAGGACAATATCCAGCGCGCGATCGACAAGGCCGCGGGCAATGATGGCGAGAATTACGAGGAAATCCGTTACGAAGGCTATGGCCCCGGCGGCGTGTCGCTGATCGTCGAGGCGCTGACCGACAATCGCAACCGCACCGCGACCAACGTGCGCACCGCGTTCAGCAAGAATGGCGGCAACCTCGGCACGTCGGGCAGCGTCAGCCACGGCTTCGACCGGCTCGGCATGATCAGCTATGCGGCAAGTGCGGGCGATGCCGACACCGTCTTCGAAGCCGCGCTCGATGCGGGCGCCGACGATGTCGAATCGACCGAAGACGGCCATGACATCTGGACCAGCGTCGATTCCTTGCACGAAGTCGCAAAGGCGCTCGAAGCCAAGCTGGGCGAAGCCGAAGGCGTGAAACTCGCCTGGCGCCCGACGCTGAAAAGCGAAGTCGCCGACGAAAGCGTCGCGCAAACGCTGTTCAAGCTGATCGACACGCTCGACGACGACGATGATGTGCAGACCGTGTGGGGCAATTACGAAATCCCCGACGCGGTGATGGAAAAGCTCGGATGA
- a CDS encoding DUF2312 domain-containing protein: protein MSEATTADEQLRLFIERIERLEEEKKGIADDIRDVYLESKSQGYDPKIMRQIVRLRKMPVHDRKEMEAILDVYKSALGIV, encoded by the coding sequence ATGAGCGAAGCCACGACTGCCGACGAACAACTGCGCCTTTTCATCGAGCGCATCGAGCGGCTGGAAGAAGAGAAAAAGGGCATCGCCGACGATATTCGCGACGTTTATCTGGAATCGAAGTCGCAGGGCTATGATCCCAAGATCATGCGCCAGATCGTGCGCCTGCGCAAAATGCCGGTCCACGACCGCAAGGAAATGGAAGCGATCCTCGACGTTTACAAATCGGCGCTCGGCATCGTCTGA
- a CDS encoding DUF1244 domain-containing protein: protein MSCSDDQPMTADPLDSIDDAVAAAAFRRLVRLLRHRSDAANIDLMGLAGFCRNCLGDWIAEAGDLDKESARAIVHGMPTAEWKARFHVVATPQQLARMEESMAKNP from the coding sequence ATGTCGTGCAGCGATGACCAACCGATGACCGCCGACCCCCTCGACAGCATCGACGATGCCGTCGCCGCGGCGGCCTTCCGCCGCCTTGTCCGCCTGCTCCGCCACCGCAGCGACGCGGCGAATATCGACCTGATGGGCCTCGCGGGTTTTTGCCGCAACTGCCTGGGCGACTGGATCGCCGAAGCGGGCGACCTCGACAAGGAAAGCGCCCGCGCCATCGTCCACGGCATGCCGACCGCCGAATGGAAGGCGCGCTTTCACGTTGTCGCCACCCCTCAGCAGCTTGCCCGCATGGAAGAAAGCATGGCCAAGAATCCCTGA
- a CDS encoding cytochrome c3 family protein, which translates to MSFILRRISTTKTGKQIVRDQPLPGASITLGRDGGNTIHVADLAVNPQHATISSADGRHVRVQASEGLGFDLNGRTLDTADIDSAAGAELRFGGHRLTIAREGENIILLVERIDELSQSSKDVDEARAFSLAAVMPGRRMGAWAFALVVLLAFLVGPIWAWHSYRSVDVRPQGYHADKAWLSGPLSSAHASLKNDCQACHVDAFVAVTDKACVGCHTGEHKAMSASHADAATAMLLAARHPPGVGEKVLAGFAKAFNKPQGRCVECHTEHEGAGPMPPTPQKFCADCHDGMASRLKAAGFKVDVADAGDFGTAHPEFRPLVRAAPGAKPARAMPGTGPLVDYDGLKFPHDVHLAANGGVARMAASFRGQYDFGKKLECQNCHRPDADGVRIRPVVMERDCAMCHSLAFETVGGVTRTLRHGEPDQVVADLYAYYRSTPPSRPLQLGGMERRRPGQYAEGQLYNIYFREVAVRPNRAADAVRAVFSNGGACYDCHTIFAPASGNNWRVMAVNQTPRYLEKGWFDHDAHKATKCADCHTAAPGSKAASDLLVPGLRQCRDCHVGEGGARLVKVETATESPCAMCHEYHSDGGKPWMPARQRKVNSAAITHKPLAAIYDVSLITGTEGRGLYDVTWRTPSLHGARRGG; encoded by the coding sequence ATGAGCTTTATCCTGCGCCGCATCTCGACGACCAAGACGGGCAAGCAGATCGTTCGCGATCAGCCGCTGCCCGGTGCCAGCATCACGCTGGGCCGCGACGGGGGCAACACGATCCACGTCGCCGATCTGGCGGTGAACCCGCAGCATGCGACGATCAGCAGCGCCGACGGCCGCCATGTGCGGGTGCAGGCGAGCGAGGGGCTGGGGTTCGACCTCAACGGCCGGACGCTCGACACCGCCGACATCGACAGCGCGGCGGGGGCCGAACTGCGCTTTGGCGGCCACCGGCTGACAATCGCGCGCGAAGGGGAGAATATCATCCTTCTCGTCGAGCGGATCGACGAACTGTCGCAATCGTCGAAGGATGTCGACGAGGCCCGGGCCTTTTCGCTCGCCGCGGTAATGCCGGGGCGCCGCATGGGCGCCTGGGCCTTTGCGCTGGTAGTGCTGCTCGCCTTTCTGGTCGGGCCGATCTGGGCCTGGCACAGCTATCGCAGCGTCGATGTGCGGCCACAGGGCTATCATGCCGACAAAGCGTGGCTGTCGGGGCCGCTGTCGAGCGCGCACGCCAGCCTGAAGAATGATTGCCAGGCCTGCCATGTCGATGCCTTCGTCGCAGTAACCGACAAGGCGTGCGTCGGATGCCACACGGGCGAGCATAAGGCGATGAGCGCGAGCCATGCCGATGCCGCGACCGCGATGCTGCTCGCCGCACGGCACCCGCCGGGTGTCGGCGAGAAAGTCCTCGCCGGCTTCGCCAAGGCGTTCAACAAGCCGCAGGGGCGCTGCGTCGAATGCCATACCGAACATGAAGGCGCGGGGCCGATGCCGCCGACACCGCAAAAATTTTGCGCCGATTGCCACGACGGCATGGCTTCGCGGCTCAAGGCGGCGGGGTTCAAGGTCGATGTCGCCGATGCCGGCGATTTCGGTACCGCGCATCCCGAATTCCGCCCGCTCGTCCGCGCGGCGCCGGGCGCTAAGCCGGCGCGGGCGATGCCCGGCACGGGGCCGCTGGTCGATTATGACGGCCTGAAATTTCCGCACGACGTCCATCTCGCCGCCAACGGCGGGGTGGCGCGGATGGCGGCAAGTTTCCGCGGCCAATATGACTTCGGCAAGAAGCTCGAATGTCAGAATTGCCACCGCCCCGATGCCGACGGGGTACGGATCAGGCCCGTCGTGATGGAACGCGACTGTGCGATGTGCCACAGCCTGGCCTTCGAAACCGTCGGCGGCGTTACCCGGACGCTGCGTCATGGCGAGCCCGATCAGGTCGTGGCGGACCTATACGCCTATTATCGCTCGACCCCGCCGAGCCGGCCGCTGCAACTCGGCGGTATGGAACGGCGGCGACCCGGCCAATATGCCGAGGGTCAGCTTTACAATATCTATTTCCGCGAGGTCGCGGTGCGGCCCAATCGCGCCGCCGATGCGGTGCGCGCGGTCTTCTCCAACGGCGGAGCCTGTTACGACTGTCACACGATTTTTGCCCCCGCATCGGGCAACAATTGGCGGGTGATGGCGGTGAACCAGACCCCCCGCTATCTGGAAAAGGGCTGGTTCGATCACGATGCGCACAAGGCTACGAAATGCGCCGACTGTCATACCGCCGCGCCGGGTTCGAAGGCGGCCAGCGACCTGCTGGTGCCGGGGCTGCGCCAGTGCCGCGACTGCCATGTGGGCGAGGGCGGGGCGCGGCTGGTGAAGGTCGAGACCGCGACCGAATCGCCGTGCGCCATGTGCCACGAATATCATTCGGACGGCGGTAAACCCTGGATGCCCGCCCGTCAGCGGAAGGTTAACAGCGCGGCAATCACGCATAAACCTCTGGCTGCTATCTATGATGTGAGCCTGATCACAGGCACCGAGGGGCGGGGCCTTTATGATGTGACGTGGCGCACACCTTCCTTGCACGGGGCAAGGCGGGGCGGGTGA
- a CDS encoding cyclic nucleotide-binding domain-containing protein yields the protein MSEAVKVAIIGSGPAGLSAAARAAQLGLAHVLLEKTDHLSDTIFKYQKGKRVLATPERLDLRSDCRFAEGARETILGNWDQDAANNGVNVAYQAEVVEVSGQKGAFSIKTAKGAVIAAENIVLAIGTQGNPNRLRCDGYDLPHIIYQVDDPEDFKNQHITVVGSGDAGIENALGVAEEALENTVTILNRSKDFARAKAKNVSDMMEAGENGFLSIRTETQPKLVEPGWLTLETPNGDERIECDVIVARLGSVAPRGFVESMGIEFTGPDREAFPKLSPTFESTVPGIFVIGALAGYPLIKHCMNQGYDVVEFINGNSALTPADEKDLAAIFADLPQKKSVSEWLDYLRTRVRIFADVSPLQMREFMLDSKVAFYRRGEVVFEKGEPGSSLFAIADGHAEVEVAPGVTVPIEQGSIFGEVGLISGRKRGATIRAGEDSIFVEVSRTAALKLMAAVPGAKRVINRISLERQLLQIFKGGLTVDDLQEVVDQAEVVRVPAGKVVVTEGEQGDDVYVIRSGSMVVEKDIGGKPIFLRYLPAGSYFGEMGVLSGEPRNATVKAAVGSEVIKLTGESFRKMLAARPQVRAATEAAVAERAAMNAFIESRKASYSSAVDLYSDTASFIMKEGLGEATDALLIDENLCVGCDNCEKACADSHEGLSRLDREAGKTFAHLHVPTSCRHCEHPHCMADCPPNVIHRGPDGEVFMEPGCIGCGNCMRNCPYGVIRMEAAPPPKPGLLSWLLFGKGPGPGEPSPKWTKKKLGDEKPKKIAVKCDMCKGIAGGPACVRACPTGAAIRVSPEEFLSIARLEEDAG from the coding sequence GTGAGCGAGGCGGTCAAGGTCGCGATCATCGGATCGGGCCCCGCCGGCCTGAGCGCTGCGGCGCGCGCGGCGCAGCTCGGGCTGGCGCATGTGCTGCTGGAAAAGACCGACCATCTTTCGGATACGATCTTCAAATATCAGAAGGGCAAGCGCGTCCTCGCGACGCCCGAACGGCTCGATTTGCGGTCCGACTGCCGGTTCGCCGAGGGCGCGCGCGAGACGATCCTCGGCAATTGGGATCAGGATGCCGCGAACAACGGCGTCAATGTCGCCTATCAGGCCGAGGTCGTCGAGGTATCGGGGCAGAAGGGCGCCTTTTCGATCAAGACCGCCAAGGGCGCGGTGATCGCGGCGGAAAATATCGTCCTCGCCATCGGCACACAGGGCAATCCCAATCGCCTGCGCTGCGACGGATATGATCTGCCGCACATCATCTATCAGGTCGACGATCCCGAGGATTTCAAGAACCAGCATATCACCGTGGTCGGATCGGGCGACGCGGGGATCGAGAATGCGCTCGGCGTTGCCGAGGAAGCGCTGGAAAACACCGTCACCATTCTGAACCGGTCGAAGGATTTCGCGCGCGCCAAGGCGAAGAATGTCTCCGACATGATGGAGGCGGGCGAGAACGGCTTTCTGTCGATCCGCACCGAAACGCAGCCCAAGCTGGTCGAGCCCGGCTGGCTGACGCTGGAAACGCCGAACGGCGACGAGCGGATCGAATGCGACGTGATCGTCGCGCGGCTGGGGTCGGTCGCGCCGCGCGGCTTCGTCGAATCGATGGGGATCGAATTTACCGGCCCGGACCGCGAAGCCTTTCCCAAATTGTCCCCGACCTTTGAATCGACCGTTCCGGGCATTTTCGTGATCGGCGCGCTCGCGGGCTATCCGCTGATCAAGCATTGCATGAACCAGGGCTATGACGTCGTCGAGTTCATCAACGGCAACAGCGCGCTGACCCCCGCCGACGAAAAGGATCTGGCGGCGATCTTTGCCGATTTGCCGCAGAAAAAATCGGTCAGCGAATGGCTCGACTATCTGCGGACGCGGGTCCGCATCTTCGCCGATGTGTCGCCGCTGCAGATGCGCGAATTCATGCTCGATTCGAAGGTCGCCTTCTATCGCCGCGGCGAGGTGGTGTTCGAAAAGGGCGAGCCGGGATCGTCGCTGTTTGCGATCGCCGACGGTCATGCCGAGGTGGAAGTGGCGCCCGGCGTCACGGTGCCGATCGAACAGGGGTCGATCTTCGGCGAGGTCGGGCTGATCTCGGGCCGCAAGCGCGGCGCGACGATCCGCGCCGGCGAGGACAGCATCTTCGTCGAGGTGTCGCGCACCGCCGCGCTCAAGCTGATGGCCGCGGTGCCGGGGGCGAAGCGCGTCATCAACCGCATCTCGCTCGAACGCCAGTTGCTGCAAATCTTCAAGGGCGGCCTGACCGTCGACGATCTGCAGGAGGTCGTCGACCAGGCCGAGGTCGTGCGCGTGCCCGCGGGCAAGGTGGTCGTGACCGAAGGCGAGCAGGGCGACGATGTCTATGTCATCCGGTCAGGCTCGATGGTCGTCGAAAAGGATATCGGCGGCAAGCCGATCTTCCTGCGCTATCTGCCCGCCGGCAGCTATTTCGGCGAGATGGGCGTGCTCAGCGGCGAGCCGCGCAATGCGACGGTCAAGGCCGCGGTCGGCAGCGAGGTCATCAAGCTGACCGGCGAAAGCTTTCGCAAGATGCTCGCCGCGCGGCCGCAGGTGCGCGCCGCGACCGAGGCGGCGGTCGCCGAACGCGCGGCGATGAACGCCTTCATCGAATCGCGCAAGGCGAGCTATTCGAGCGCGGTCGATCTTTATTCGGACACCGCCAGCTTCATCATGAAGGAGGGGCTGGGCGAGGCGACCGATGCGCTGCTGATCGACGAAAATCTGTGCGTCGGCTGCGACAATTGCGAAAAGGCCTGCGCCGACAGCCACGAGGGACTGTCGCGGCTCGACCGCGAGGCGGGCAAGACCTTCGCGCATCTGCATGTGCCGACAAGCTGCCGTCACTGCGAACATCCGCATTGCATGGCCGACTGCCCGCCGAACGTGATCCACCGTGGCCCCGACGGCGAGGTATTCATGGAACCGGGCTGCATCGGCTGCGGCAACTGCATGCGCAACTGTCCCTATGGCGTGATCCGCATGGAGGCCGCGCCGCCGCCGAAGCCGGGGCTGCTTAGCTGGCTGCTCTTCGGCAAGGGGCCGGGGCCGGGCGAGCCGTCGCCCAAATGGACCAAGAAAAAGCTCGGCGATGAAAAGCCCAAGAAAATCGCGGTGAAGTGCGACATGTGCAAGGGCATCGCGGGCGGGCCCGCCTGCGTGCGCGCTTGTCCGACGGGCGCCGCGATCCGCGTGTCGCCCGAAGAGTTTCTGTCGATCGCGCGGCTCGAGGAGGATGCGGGCTGA
- the pyk gene encoding pyruvate kinase, translating into MVQSFTPRQRKVRILATLGPASANAEMIAALHRAGADAFRVNMSHGDHEGHAKVIAAIRALEKETGRPTTILVDLQGPKLRVGTFRDGPAELATGATFVLDTDKAPGDASRVHLPHPELFAALEPETRLLVDDGKLVLRVKSVAPDRIETLVEVGGKISDRKGVNVPDVVVPLAALTEKDRRDLAFALDQHVDWIALSFVQRPEDVAEARRLIGGKAALLVKFEKPAGVARLEEILEIADAAMVARGDLGVELPPEAVPPLQKRIVAAARRMGKPVVVATQMLESMIVSPTPTRAEVSDVATAIYDGADAIMLSAETAAGAWPVEAVTMMDSIARSVESDPDYYRRLHFTETQPDATTADALAEAAGSIIETIAADAIICFTASGSTARRVARERPNAPLLVLTPKRDAARRMGLLWGAHAVPTKDIGSFEEMIAKGKRMALRHGIGKAGAKLVMMAGVPFGTPGSTNVLHVATLTGDELRGYS; encoded by the coding sequence GTGGTCCAGAGCTTTACCCCCCGCCAGCGCAAGGTGCGTATTCTTGCCACGCTCGGTCCCGCGAGCGCCAATGCCGAAATGATTGCCGCACTGCACCGCGCCGGCGCCGACGCCTTTCGCGTCAACATGAGCCATGGCGACCATGAAGGCCATGCCAAGGTCATCGCGGCGATCCGCGCGCTGGAAAAGGAAACGGGGCGGCCCACGACGATCCTGGTCGACCTGCAGGGGCCGAAGCTGCGCGTCGGCACCTTTCGCGACGGGCCGGCCGAACTGGCGACAGGCGCCACCTTCGTTCTCGATACCGACAAGGCGCCGGGCGATGCCAGCCGCGTCCACCTTCCGCATCCCGAACTGTTCGCCGCGCTCGAACCCGAAACGCGCCTGCTGGTCGATGACGGCAAGCTGGTGCTGCGCGTCAAGAGCGTCGCCCCCGACCGCATCGAGACGCTGGTCGAGGTCGGCGGCAAGATTTCGGACCGCAAGGGCGTCAACGTCCCCGACGTGGTCGTGCCGCTCGCCGCGCTGACCGAAAAGGACCGCCGCGACCTTGCCTTCGCGCTCGACCAGCATGTCGACTGGATCGCGCTTTCCTTCGTCCAGCGGCCCGAGGATGTTGCCGAGGCGCGGCGGCTGATCGGCGGCAAGGCGGCGCTGCTCGTCAAATTCGAAAAGCCCGCCGGGGTCGCGCGGCTGGAGGAAATATTGGAGATCGCCGACGCCGCGATGGTCGCGCGCGGCGACCTGGGCGTCGAATTGCCGCCCGAGGCGGTGCCGCCGCTGCAAAAGCGGATCGTTGCGGCGGCGCGGCGGATGGGCAAGCCGGTCGTGGTCGCGACCCAGATGCTCGAATCGATGATCGTCTCGCCGACGCCGACCCGCGCCGAAGTGTCCGACGTCGCGACCGCCATATATGACGGCGCCGACGCGATCATGCTCTCGGCCGAGACGGCGGCGGGCGCCTGGCCGGTCGAGGCGGTGACGATGATGGATTCGATCGCGCGCTCGGTCGAAAGCGATCCCGACTATTACCGGCGGTTGCACTTCACCGAGACGCAGCCCGATGCGACCACCGCCGATGCGCTGGCCGAGGCCGCGGGCAGCATCATCGAGACGATCGCCGCCGATGCGATCATCTGTTTCACCGCATCGGGATCGACCGCGCGCCGCGTCGCGCGCGAGCGGCCGAATGCGCCTTTGCTCGTGCTGACCCCGAAGCGCGATGCGGCGCGGCGCATGGGGCTGCTGTGGGGGGCGCATGCGGTGCCGACCAAGGATATCGGCAGTTTCGAGGAGATGATCGCCAAGGGCAAGCGCATGGCGCTGCGCCACGGCATCGGTAAGGCGGGGGCCAAGCTGGTGATGATGGCGGGGGTGCCCTTCGGGACGCCGGGTTCGACCAATGTGCTGCACGTCGCGACGCTGACCGGCGACGAACTGCGCGGCTATAGCTGA
- a CDS encoding YbjQ family protein, whose translation MFSTTTNAVEGHPVREYLGIVTGEVIVGANLFRDLFASITDIVGGRSGKYEDVLARARKEAIGEMEAEAARLGGNAVIGVDLDYEVLGQNGSMLMVSASGTAVVV comes from the coding sequence ATGTTCAGCACCACGACCAACGCTGTCGAAGGCCATCCGGTCCGCGAATATCTGGGCATCGTTACCGGCGAGGTGATCGTTGGCGCGAACCTGTTCCGCGACCTGTTCGCCAGCATCACCGACATCGTTGGCGGCCGCTCGGGCAAATATGAAGATGTCCTCGCCCGCGCCCGCAAGGAAGCGATTGGGGAAATGGAAGCCGAAGCCGCGCGCCTTGGCGGCAACGCCGTGATCGGTGTCGATCTCGACTATGAAGTGCTCGGCCAGAACGGGTCGATGCTGATGGTCAGCGCTTCGGGAACCGCCGTGGTTGTCTGA
- a CDS encoding metallophosphoesterase: MLIAQITDIHIGFDPDNPAEYNRKRLDDVLDVLIEGPNRPDLLLATGDITDRGDADSYRRLATAFSRCPFPVWPSVGNHDLRDNFHAQFPGFDDGNGFVQYAIELPDVRLVTIDTLEEGRHGGAFCDARAAWLDAELGRDTAKPTYIVMHHPPVESGIEWMNTHPDEPWVHRFTDVVRGHPHVRGLICGHLHRSVTVAWEGRTVAICSSTAPQVSLDLRPIDENHPDDRPMIVAEDPAYALHRWNGRELVSFYDHAGAHTMLAKYDARLQPLVRELKAERPA; this comes from the coding sequence ATGCTGATCGCCCAGATCACCGATATCCATATCGGGTTCGATCCGGACAATCCGGCCGAATATAACCGCAAGCGGCTCGACGATGTGCTCGACGTGCTCATCGAGGGCCCAAACCGGCCCGACCTGTTGCTCGCGACCGGCGATATCACCGATCGCGGCGATGCCGACAGCTATCGCCGGCTCGCCACCGCCTTTTCGCGCTGCCCCTTTCCGGTCTGGCCGAGCGTCGGCAACCATGATTTGCGCGACAATTTTCACGCGCAGTTTCCGGGCTTCGACGACGGCAATGGTTTCGTGCAATATGCGATCGAATTGCCCGACGTGCGGCTGGTCACGATCGACACGCTGGAGGAAGGGCGCCACGGCGGCGCCTTTTGCGACGCGCGCGCCGCATGGCTCGACGCCGAGCTCGGCCGCGATACTGCCAAGCCGACCTATATCGTCATGCATCATCCGCCGGTCGAGAGCGGCATCGAGTGGATGAACACCCATCCCGACGAACCATGGGTGCATCGCTTCACCGATGTCGTGCGCGGCCATCCCCATGTCCGCGGCCTGATCTGCGGCCATTTGCATCGCAGCGTTACCGTGGCGTGGGAGGGGCGGACGGTCGCGATCTGTTCGTCGACCGCGCCGCAAGTGTCGCTCGACCTGCGCCCTATCGACGAAAATCATCCCGACGACCGCCCGATGATCGTGGCCGAAGATCCGGCCTATGCGCTCCATCGCTGGAACGGCCGCGAGCTCGTCAGCTTTTATGACCATGCCGGCGCGCACACGATGCTCGCTAAATATGACGCGCGGCTGCAGCCGCTGGTGCGCGAACTGAAGGCGGAAAGGCCGGCTTAG